From a region of the Corallococcus coralloides DSM 2259 genome:
- a CDS encoding VOC family protein: MKISVTSVMVDDQSKALKFYTEVLGFVLKVDVPLGGEHRWLTVVAPDAPEGTQLLLEPMGFAPARVFQKALFDAGIPLTSFGVDDCQAEYERMVKLGVVFRSKPTVMGPVTVAVFEDTCGNLIQMAQV; encoded by the coding sequence ATGAAGATCAGCGTGACGAGCGTGATGGTGGATGACCAGTCCAAGGCCCTGAAGTTCTACACGGAGGTCCTGGGCTTCGTGCTGAAGGTGGACGTCCCGCTGGGAGGAGAGCACCGGTGGCTGACCGTCGTCGCGCCGGACGCGCCGGAGGGCACGCAGCTCCTGCTGGAGCCCATGGGCTTCGCGCCCGCGCGCGTGTTCCAGAAGGCGCTGTTCGACGCGGGCATCCCGTTGACGTCGTTCGGCGTCGACGACTGTCAGGCGGAATATGAACGCATGGTGAAACTCGGCGTGGTGTTCCGCAGCAAGCCCACCGTCATGGGCCCCGTCACCGTCGCTGTCTTCGAGGACACTTGCGGAAACCTCATCCAGATGGCGCAGGTCTGA
- a CDS encoding HEAT repeat domain-containing protein: protein MSSERSKGRVRTVEEWLGRLSSRDVGAREEAQSALEELLVSGAPESRERTARALLEELGRPGTSVVEPLLFLLQRGWWPPQAGLTGLAVQSVLAVLTRMEADAPALENAASVLAGVCRVDPFQLAALDGLFQHPKASVRGAMARVVGRLGTAAASELRQLLALLEDEEPVALSALESLAALAPLAPDLTAPRLLEQVARSDGARLYLALVSLRGLLEELNGEARPAPALPDLESALLRTLSAPEAPIRQEAAALLGLCGPLSPEAIAALREHLRDESPHVAARSAVALVRSGAPAAEALFLLKGQLGPAASRELQEAAVAALEEADPARLGRARGMLETVARDAAGLTREALFELLGQLP, encoded by the coding sequence ATGTCTTCGGAGCGCAGCAAGGGCCGTGTCCGCACGGTGGAGGAATGGTTGGGGCGACTCTCCTCGCGCGATGTGGGAGCACGCGAGGAGGCGCAGTCGGCGTTGGAGGAGCTGCTGGTGTCCGGGGCGCCGGAGTCGCGGGAGCGGACCGCGCGGGCGCTCCTGGAGGAGCTGGGGCGGCCCGGGACATCGGTCGTGGAGCCCCTGCTGTTCCTGTTGCAGCGCGGCTGGTGGCCTCCGCAGGCGGGCCTCACCGGGCTCGCCGTCCAGAGCGTGCTGGCGGTGCTGACGCGGATGGAGGCGGATGCCCCGGCGCTGGAGAACGCGGCCAGTGTGCTCGCCGGGGTGTGCCGGGTGGATCCCTTCCAGCTCGCCGCGCTGGACGGGCTGTTCCAGCACCCGAAGGCCTCGGTGCGCGGCGCCATGGCGCGCGTCGTGGGCCGGCTGGGAACCGCCGCGGCGTCGGAGCTGCGCCAGCTGCTGGCGCTCCTGGAGGACGAGGAGCCCGTGGCCCTCTCCGCGCTGGAGTCCCTGGCCGCGCTCGCCCCGCTGGCGCCGGACCTCACCGCGCCCCGGCTGCTGGAGCAGGTGGCCAGGTCGGACGGAGCACGCCTCTACCTGGCCCTGGTGTCGCTGCGGGGCCTGCTGGAGGAGTTGAACGGAGAGGCGCGGCCCGCGCCCGCGTTGCCGGACCTGGAGTCCGCGCTGCTGCGCACGCTGAGCGCGCCGGAAGCGCCCATCCGGCAGGAAGCGGCGGCGCTGCTGGGGTTGTGCGGTCCGCTGTCGCCGGAGGCCATCGCGGCCCTGCGCGAGCACCTCCGTGACGAGAGTCCGCACGTCGCGGCCCGCTCCGCCGTGGCGCTGGTGCGCTCCGGCGCTCCGGCGGCGGAGGCGCTCTTCCTGCTGAAGGGCCAGCTGGGCCCGGCCGCGTCGCGCGAGCTCCAGGAGGCCGCCGTGGCCGCGCTGGAGGAAGCGGACCCGGCCCGGTTGGGCCGGGCCCGGGGGATGCTGGAGACGGTGGCTCGCGACGCGGCGGGGCTGACGCGCGAGGCCCTCTTCGAGCTCTTGGGGCAGCTGCCCTGA
- a CDS encoding DNA-3-methyladenine glycosylase I: MQQRCVWVGTDPLYQTYHDEEWGVPVRDSRALWEMLMLEGFQAGLAWIVILRKREAFRKAFKGFDPKVVARFTEKDVTRLMADEGIVRARAKIEATIGNARAYLKMQEAGEDFSSFVWGMAGGKPIRNTWKGRGDVPAKTELSEAYSKAFKQRGFKFVGPVIVYAWMQATGIVDDHTVDCFRHGVRHR; encoded by the coding sequence ATGCAACAGCGTTGCGTGTGGGTGGGGACGGATCCGCTGTACCAGACCTACCACGACGAGGAGTGGGGCGTGCCGGTGCGCGACAGCCGCGCGCTCTGGGAGATGTTGATGCTGGAGGGCTTCCAGGCGGGGCTCGCGTGGATCGTCATCCTGCGCAAGCGCGAGGCCTTCCGGAAGGCGTTCAAGGGCTTCGACCCGAAGGTGGTGGCGCGCTTCACGGAGAAGGACGTCACGCGCCTGATGGCGGACGAGGGCATCGTCCGGGCGCGCGCGAAGATTGAGGCGACCATCGGCAACGCGCGCGCCTACTTGAAGATGCAGGAGGCGGGCGAGGACTTCTCCTCGTTCGTCTGGGGAATGGCGGGAGGCAAGCCCATCCGCAACACGTGGAAGGGCCGGGGCGACGTGCCGGCGAAGACGGAGCTGTCGGAGGCGTACTCCAAGGCCTTCAAGCAGCGCGGCTTCAAGTTCGTGGGGCCGGTCATCGTCTACGCGTGGATGCAGGCCACGGGCATCGTGGATGACCACACGGTGGACTGCTTCCGGCACGGCGTGCGGCACCGCTGA
- a CDS encoding DUF1059 domain-containing protein, with protein sequence MSRKTMDCREAPSESNCSLTITGEEDEVLRAAVEHAVSVHGEKDSPELREMIRGSLKDEAPMGAPMRSPEPARPGMQ encoded by the coding sequence ATGTCACGCAAGACAATGGATTGCCGGGAGGCCCCCAGCGAGTCCAACTGCTCGCTGACCATCACCGGCGAGGAGGACGAGGTGCTGAGGGCCGCGGTGGAGCACGCGGTGTCCGTCCACGGGGAGAAGGACAGCCCCGAGCTGCGGGAGATGATCCGCGGCTCGCTCAAGGACGAGGCGCCCATGGGCGCCCCCATGCGGAGCCCCGAGCCCGCGCGGCCGGGCATGCAGTGA
- a CDS encoding class I SAM-dependent methyltransferase, protein MDSGVKGNTGPLGHDAAAYAQRQDGLSPEPLRDAAWSVAGQRAFGVVLDVGSGSGGWIRRLRQNPAVERILSTDIHDAGASRLPGVEFQLRDVSRDALPWGDASVDWVFAIEVLEHLANPRHFVKEAFRVLKPGGHLFFTTPNNDSLTARLSFLVRGYFPAFCEQDYRDSGHITPITELDARRMAVEAGFQSIDFDYPLPGRIPRSSVYWQRFLPGLRGRWWSDGLFALLTRPR, encoded by the coding sequence ATGGACTCAGGAGTGAAGGGCAACACGGGGCCGCTGGGCCATGACGCCGCCGCCTACGCGCAGCGTCAGGACGGCCTGTCCCCGGAGCCGCTGCGGGACGCGGCCTGGAGCGTGGCGGGGCAGCGGGCCTTCGGCGTGGTGCTCGACGTGGGCTCGGGCAGTGGCGGGTGGATCCGCCGGCTGCGACAGAACCCGGCCGTCGAGCGCATCCTCAGCACGGACATCCACGACGCGGGCGCCAGCCGCCTGCCGGGCGTGGAGTTCCAGCTGCGGGACGTGTCCCGGGACGCGCTGCCGTGGGGCGACGCCTCGGTGGACTGGGTGTTCGCCATCGAGGTGCTGGAGCACCTGGCCAACCCGCGCCACTTCGTGAAGGAGGCCTTCCGCGTGCTCAAGCCCGGAGGCCACCTCTTCTTCACCACGCCCAACAACGACAGCCTGACGGCGCGGCTGTCCTTCCTGGTCCGGGGCTACTTCCCCGCGTTCTGCGAGCAGGACTACCGCGACTCCGGACACATCACGCCCATCACGGAGCTGGACGCGCGCCGCATGGCCGTGGAGGCGGGGTTCCAGTCCATCGACTTCGACTACCCGCTGCCCGGGCGCATTCCGCGCAGCAGCGTGTACTGGCAGCGGTTCCTGCCGGGGCTGCGCGGCCGGTGGTGGAGCGACGGGCTGTTCGCGCTGCTGACGCGCCCGCGCTGA
- a CDS encoding FAD-binding dehydrogenase, producing the protein MGQEVDVIVVGGGLAGLVAATELADAGKRVAVVDQEGPQNLGGQAFWSFGGLFLVDSPEQRRMGIKDSHALALEDWMGTAAFDREEDHWPRQWAEAFVAFAAGEMRPWLVQQGMSWFPVVGWAERGGYGAVGHGNSVPRFHVTWGTGPGVLEPFVRRAKAAEAKGTLTFHFRHRVDELLTQNGAVVGVRGMRLEPTDVPRGASSSRVTTGDFELRASAVIVTSGGIGGNHELVRKAWPQRMGPAPKFMIQGVPDHVDGRMIAITEAAGGRLINRDRMWHYTEGLRNWNPIWPRHGIRILPGPSSLWLDATGKRLPPPLFPGFDTLGTLEHIAKTGHEHTWFILNQWIIKKEFALSGSEQNPDLTGKDWLGVLNRAVGKKAMGPVEAFKEKGEDFVISDNLRDLVAGMNAKTETPLLDFATVEREVKARDLQMDNPFSKDLQLAAIRQARNYRGDKLVRTAKLHRILDPKAGPLIGVKLNILTRKTLGGFETDLQGRVFNSQGQTIPGLYAAGEVAGFGGGGVHGYRALEGTFLGGCIFSGRAAGRAAAGNV; encoded by the coding sequence ATGGGACAGGAAGTGGATGTCATTGTCGTGGGCGGAGGGCTCGCGGGACTCGTCGCCGCGACCGAGCTCGCGGATGCGGGCAAGCGCGTCGCCGTGGTGGACCAGGAGGGACCGCAGAACCTGGGCGGCCAGGCGTTCTGGTCGTTCGGCGGCCTGTTCCTCGTGGACTCGCCCGAGCAGCGGCGCATGGGCATCAAGGACTCCCACGCGCTCGCGCTGGAGGACTGGATGGGCACCGCCGCCTTCGACCGCGAGGAGGACCACTGGCCGCGCCAGTGGGCGGAGGCCTTCGTCGCCTTCGCCGCGGGCGAGATGCGCCCCTGGCTGGTCCAGCAGGGCATGAGCTGGTTCCCCGTGGTGGGCTGGGCGGAGCGCGGTGGCTACGGCGCCGTGGGCCACGGCAACTCCGTCCCCCGCTTCCACGTCACCTGGGGCACCGGCCCCGGCGTGCTGGAGCCCTTCGTCCGCCGCGCCAAGGCCGCGGAGGCCAAGGGCACCCTCACCTTCCACTTCCGCCACCGCGTGGACGAGCTGCTCACCCAGAACGGCGCCGTGGTGGGCGTGCGCGGCATGAGGCTTGAGCCCACGGACGTCCCGCGCGGCGCCAGCAGCTCGCGCGTGACGACGGGTGATTTCGAGCTGCGCGCGAGCGCGGTCATCGTCACGTCCGGCGGCATTGGCGGCAACCACGAGCTGGTGCGCAAGGCGTGGCCCCAGCGCATGGGCCCCGCGCCGAAGTTCATGATCCAGGGCGTGCCCGACCACGTGGACGGCCGGATGATCGCCATCACGGAGGCCGCGGGCGGGCGCCTCATCAACCGCGACCGCATGTGGCACTACACGGAGGGCCTGCGGAACTGGAACCCCATCTGGCCCCGGCACGGCATCCGCATCCTGCCGGGCCCCAGCTCGCTCTGGCTGGACGCCACCGGCAAGCGCCTGCCGCCGCCGCTGTTCCCCGGCTTCGACACGCTGGGCACGCTGGAGCACATCGCCAAGACGGGCCACGAGCACACCTGGTTCATCCTCAACCAGTGGATCATCAAGAAGGAGTTCGCGCTCTCCGGCTCGGAGCAGAACCCGGACCTCACGGGCAAGGACTGGCTGGGCGTGCTCAACCGCGCCGTGGGCAAGAAGGCCATGGGCCCGGTGGAGGCCTTCAAGGAGAAGGGCGAGGACTTCGTCATCTCCGACAACCTGCGCGACCTGGTCGCAGGGATGAACGCGAAGACGGAAACGCCCCTGCTGGACTTCGCCACGGTGGAGCGCGAGGTGAAGGCCCGCGACCTCCAGATGGACAACCCCTTCAGCAAGGATTTGCAGCTGGCCGCCATCCGCCAGGCGCGCAACTACCGGGGGGACAAGCTGGTGCGCACCGCGAAGCTGCACCGCATCCTGGACCCCAAGGCGGGGCCGCTCATCGGCGTGAAGCTGAACATCCTCACGCGCAAGACGCTGGGCGGCTTCGAAACGGACCTCCAGGGCCGCGTCTTCAACTCCCAGGGGCAGACCATCCCAGGGCTCTATGCGGCAGGCGAGGTGGCCGGCTTCGGAGGCGGTGGCGTCCACGGCTACCGCGCCCTGGAAGGCACGTTCCTGGGCGGCTGCATCTTCTCCGGCCGCGCCGCGGGCCGGGCCGCCGCGGGGAATGTGTAG
- a CDS encoding prolyl oligopeptidase family serine peptidase, translating into MPAWKSLSRLLAPTLLLPLLGAAPPPAPPTTKPASAVKAATGAPVTRPSKQYSVEQFMGSTEVVAPVFTSDGKQLLFSSNASGIFNVHSVPVGGGKPTALTRSKTDSIRVVGAFPRDSRFLFERDKGGDEQTHVFVRTPDGKEKDLTPMKQGVAHFLGFSHDDSAFYITTNERDPGAMDVYRHDAKTYARTLLVQNDKGFGVAAVAPDESWVALEEAVTTSDRNVWRYDVATKTLKNLTPHTGAASYRVGDIHPVTGELYVITDDGSEFERVVRPAKEAGKWEDVEKADWDIYGTWFSRSGAFRASIINVDAGTEVRLHDVKAGTQVPLTQLPAGMISNVVFSRDEKQLAVQLETDRTSANLYVLDLATKKTRRVTDTMSRELDPEDLVDAQVVRFKSFDGMEIPNLLFKPHQATAQNKAPAIVYVHGGPGGQTSRGYNNFVQYLVNRGYVVLGINNRGSAGYGKTFLKADDQKHGKDPLRDCVEARKYLASLPYVDGSRVGILGGSYGGYMVLAALAFHPDAFDVGVDVFGVSNWLRTLKSMPPEWGAFRQAMFQEIGDPEKQEAMLKEISPLFHTERIKKPLFVVQGANDPRVLQAESDDIVAAVKKNGVPVEYLLLPDEGHGFKKKKNEAEVDRRVLEFLDRYLKSATATAPKP; encoded by the coding sequence ATGCCCGCGTGGAAGTCCCTGTCCCGTCTCCTTGCCCCGACGTTGCTCCTGCCGCTCCTGGGGGCCGCCCCCCCTCCCGCCCCGCCCACCACGAAGCCCGCTTCGGCGGTGAAGGCGGCCACGGGCGCGCCGGTGACCCGGCCGTCGAAGCAGTACTCGGTGGAGCAGTTCATGGGGTCCACGGAGGTGGTGGCCCCGGTCTTCACGTCGGACGGCAAGCAGCTGCTCTTCTCGTCGAACGCGTCCGGCATCTTCAACGTGCACAGCGTGCCGGTGGGTGGGGGCAAGCCCACCGCGCTGACGCGCTCGAAGACGGACAGCATCCGGGTGGTCGGGGCCTTCCCGCGCGACAGCCGCTTCCTCTTCGAGCGCGACAAGGGCGGCGATGAGCAGACGCACGTCTTCGTGCGCACCCCGGACGGCAAGGAGAAGGACCTCACGCCCATGAAGCAGGGCGTGGCCCACTTCCTGGGCTTCAGCCACGACGACAGCGCGTTCTACATCACCACCAACGAGCGCGACCCGGGCGCCATGGACGTGTACCGCCATGACGCGAAGACGTACGCGCGCACGCTCCTGGTCCAGAACGACAAGGGGTTCGGCGTCGCCGCCGTGGCCCCGGACGAGAGCTGGGTGGCGCTGGAGGAGGCGGTCACCACGTCGGACCGCAACGTGTGGCGCTACGACGTCGCGACGAAGACGCTGAAGAACCTCACGCCCCACACGGGCGCGGCCAGCTACCGCGTGGGGGACATCCACCCCGTCACCGGGGAGCTGTACGTCATCACGGACGACGGCTCGGAGTTCGAACGCGTGGTGCGCCCGGCGAAGGAGGCCGGCAAGTGGGAGGACGTGGAGAAGGCGGACTGGGACATCTACGGCACCTGGTTCTCGCGCTCGGGGGCGTTCCGCGCCTCCATCATCAACGTGGACGCCGGCACCGAGGTGCGCCTGCACGACGTGAAGGCCGGCACCCAGGTTCCGCTGACGCAGCTCCCCGCCGGGATGATCTCCAACGTCGTCTTCTCCCGTGACGAGAAGCAGCTGGCGGTCCAGCTGGAGACGGACCGCACCTCCGCGAACCTCTATGTCCTGGACCTGGCCACGAAGAAGACCCGGCGCGTGACGGACACGATGAGCCGCGAGCTGGACCCGGAGGACCTGGTGGACGCGCAGGTGGTGCGCTTCAAGTCCTTCGACGGGATGGAGATCCCCAACCTGCTCTTCAAGCCGCACCAGGCGACGGCGCAGAACAAGGCCCCCGCCATCGTCTACGTGCACGGCGGCCCCGGCGGCCAGACGAGCCGGGGCTACAACAACTTCGTCCAGTACCTGGTGAACCGCGGCTACGTGGTGCTGGGCATCAACAACCGGGGCAGCGCCGGCTACGGCAAGACGTTCCTGAAGGCGGACGACCAGAAGCACGGCAAGGATCCGCTGCGCGACTGCGTGGAGGCGCGCAAGTACCTGGCGAGCCTGCCGTACGTGGACGGCTCGCGCGTGGGCATCCTCGGCGGCAGCTACGGCGGCTACATGGTGCTGGCGGCGCTCGCCTTCCACCCGGACGCCTTCGACGTGGGCGTGGACGTCTTCGGCGTGTCCAACTGGCTGCGCACGCTCAAGAGCATGCCGCCCGAGTGGGGCGCCTTCCGGCAGGCCATGTTCCAGGAGATTGGCGACCCGGAGAAGCAGGAGGCGATGCTCAAGGAGATCTCCCCCCTCTTCCACACGGAGCGCATCAAGAAGCCGCTGTTCGTCGTGCAGGGCGCCAACGACCCGCGCGTCCTCCAGGCGGAGTCGGACGACATCGTCGCGGCGGTGAAGAAGAACGGCGTCCCCGTGGAGTACCTGCTGCTCCCCGACGAGGGCCACGGCTTCAAGAAGAAGAAGAACGAGGCGGAGGTCGACCGGCGCGTCCTGGAGTTCCTGGACCGCTACCTGAAGTCCGCCACCGCCACGGCCCCCAAGCCCTGA
- a CDS encoding alpha/beta fold hydrolase, whose protein sequence is MRLPLFVAVLLLSWRAGAEPAPVVPRFEPGACAVEVAATERIDCGLLVVPENRHKADSRPIRLPVTIFRSRAAKPLADPVLFMPGGPGLSAVERITSGKNNTLLDERDYIVLEQRGAKFAQPSLQCPEITKLKGEEAAGRLRGPAAATALAQAAGRCRATLAASGVDLDGYTSEATADDIEDLRKVLGVARWNLYGVSYSTRLMLTVLRRHPAGVRSVVLDSVLPPEVNFDEVSATNVLRVLNQVFDGCAVDRACGARYPDLRARFTKLVADADRHPLKLALRAAGGPAEIRGAQVVEAIYSAMHEPMQIPLIPKLIMDASEGRFETLRGLISDNQRPSAMAWGLRYSVWCAEELPFEDAGRIAAQLSPAMGLGGVNEGTASPQECRAWNVTAAPAVENTPVKSDVPALVFAGEFDPDTPPEWGHRLLDSMPNAYPIDMRGRSHAASFNTCGASIVKAFLQDPSHPPAVDCALKRRGADFSLSVRP, encoded by the coding sequence ATGCGCTTGCCCCTCTTCGTCGCGGTGCTGTTGCTCTCGTGGAGGGCCGGAGCTGAACCGGCTCCCGTGGTCCCCCGCTTCGAGCCAGGCGCCTGCGCGGTGGAGGTCGCCGCCACGGAGCGCATCGACTGCGGCCTGCTGGTGGTGCCGGAGAACCGGCACAAGGCGGACAGCCGCCCCATCCGCCTTCCCGTGACGATCTTCCGCAGCCGTGCCGCGAAGCCCCTGGCGGATCCGGTGCTGTTCATGCCCGGAGGTCCGGGCCTCAGCGCCGTCGAGCGCATCACCTCCGGCAAGAACAACACGCTGCTGGACGAGCGCGACTACATCGTCCTGGAGCAGCGCGGCGCGAAGTTCGCGCAGCCCTCGCTCCAGTGCCCGGAGATCACGAAGCTCAAGGGCGAGGAGGCCGCGGGCCGGCTTCGCGGTCCGGCGGCGGCCACCGCGCTGGCACAGGCGGCGGGGCGCTGCCGGGCAACGCTGGCCGCGTCGGGCGTGGACCTGGATGGCTACACCAGCGAGGCCACGGCGGATGACATCGAGGACCTGCGCAAGGTGCTGGGCGTGGCGCGGTGGAACCTCTACGGCGTGTCGTACAGCACGCGGCTGATGTTGACCGTGCTGCGGCGGCACCCCGCGGGCGTCCGGAGCGTCGTGCTGGATTCGGTGCTGCCGCCGGAGGTGAACTTCGACGAGGTCTCCGCGACGAACGTGCTGCGCGTTCTGAACCAGGTGTTCGACGGGTGCGCGGTGGACCGCGCGTGCGGCGCACGGTACCCCGACCTGCGCGCCCGCTTCACGAAGCTGGTGGCCGACGCGGACCGCCACCCCCTGAAGCTGGCCCTCCGTGCGGCCGGCGGGCCGGCGGAGATCCGGGGCGCGCAGGTGGTGGAGGCCATCTACTCCGCGATGCACGAACCCATGCAGATTCCCCTCATCCCGAAGCTCATCATGGACGCCTCCGAGGGGCGCTTCGAGACCCTCCGCGGGCTGATCAGCGACAACCAGAGGCCTTCGGCCATGGCCTGGGGCCTGCGCTACTCCGTGTGGTGCGCGGAGGAGCTGCCGTTCGAGGACGCGGGGCGCATCGCCGCGCAGCTCTCGCCCGCCATGGGCCTGGGCGGAGTGAATGAGGGGACGGCTTCACCGCAGGAGTGCCGCGCGTGGAACGTCACCGCCGCGCCCGCCGTGGAGAACACGCCGGTGAAGAGCGACGTGCCGGCGCTCGTCTTCGCGGGCGAGTTCGACCCGGACACGCCTCCGGAGTGGGGCCACCGGCTGCTCGATTCGATGCCCAACGCGTACCCCATCGACATGCGGGGCCGCAGCCACGCGGCCTCCTTCAACACGTGCGGTGCGAGCATCGTGAAGGCCTTCCTCCAGGACCCCTCGCATCCGCCCGCTGTCGACTGCGCGCTCAAGCGGCGCGGCGCGGACTTTTCCCTGAGCGTGCGGCCCTAG
- a CDS encoding GFA family protein: MTQNDLQKTPALRGLHTYAGGCLCGAVRYEATVDLAGVSRCNCTICMKYGYGGGAGMKPDAFRLLKGQDAIKKYGRDGSPNTRSFCSNCGVVCFGDGDVPELGGKFVSIYVNTLDDVDPSLLTFGYWDGRHDNWAAGMRSTPWPFQAAA; the protein is encoded by the coding sequence ATGACCCAGAACGACCTTCAGAAGACCCCTGCCCTGCGCGGCTTGCACACCTACGCGGGCGGCTGCCTGTGTGGCGCCGTGCGTTACGAGGCCACCGTGGACCTGGCGGGCGTGAGCCGCTGCAACTGCACCATCTGCATGAAGTACGGCTACGGCGGCGGCGCGGGGATGAAGCCGGACGCCTTCCGGCTCCTGAAGGGCCAGGACGCCATCAAGAAGTACGGGCGCGACGGCAGCCCCAACACCCGCAGCTTCTGCTCGAACTGCGGCGTCGTGTGCTTTGGCGACGGCGACGTCCCGGAGCTGGGCGGGAAGTTCGTCTCCATCTACGTCAACACGCTGGATGACGTGGACCCGTCGCTGCTCACCTTCGGGTACTGGGACGGCCGGCACGACAACTGGGCGGCCGGGATGCGCTCCACGCCGTGGCCCTTCCAGGCCGCGGCCTGA
- a CDS encoding alpha/beta fold hydrolase, which produces MTTSVRRPCVLLSVLLGLSLGCATARPQAASAPLETSAPLVAQEADAVFTGHRFQDGTVLPEVRIHYATLGTPRRGASGAVTNAVLLLHWTSASGDVLRSKPFQDALFAPGRPLDATKYFLIFPDSVGHGRSSKPSDGLRTRFPAYGYRDMVELQHQLVTQTLGIRRLHAIVGLSMGGMNAWQWSELYPDAVEGVMPIVSLPTRIAGRNLLWRRFVSGQIRNDPEWKDGLYTAPPRGWLEAFPVFRMMLDGVPHLQAALPDAQAADAFIATARAQAAGMDANDVLYSLESSRDYDPEGALGDIQARVFALNFSDDEFNPISLRTLETLMPKVKRGRFVVQEGSASSFGHFTQAHPELWAEQVAAFLKFLEEG; this is translated from the coding sequence ATGACGACATCCGTCCGCCGGCCTTGCGTCCTGCTGTCCGTGCTGTTGGGGCTATCCCTGGGGTGCGCCACCGCGCGCCCCCAGGCCGCCTCGGCTCCGCTGGAGACGTCCGCGCCGCTCGTGGCCCAGGAGGCGGACGCGGTCTTCACCGGCCACCGCTTCCAGGACGGGACGGTGCTGCCGGAGGTGCGAATCCACTACGCGACGCTGGGTACGCCGCGCCGGGGCGCCTCTGGCGCGGTGACGAACGCGGTGCTGCTCCTGCACTGGACGAGCGCGAGCGGCGACGTGCTGCGCAGCAAGCCCTTCCAGGACGCGCTGTTCGCGCCGGGCCGTCCGCTGGACGCGACGAAGTACTTCCTCATCTTCCCGGACAGCGTGGGCCACGGCCGCTCCAGCAAGCCGAGCGACGGCCTGCGCACGAGGTTCCCGGCCTACGGCTACCGGGACATGGTGGAGCTCCAGCACCAGCTCGTCACCCAGACGCTGGGCATCCGGCGCCTGCACGCCATCGTGGGCCTGTCCATGGGCGGCATGAACGCGTGGCAGTGGAGCGAGCTGTACCCGGACGCGGTGGAGGGCGTGATGCCCATCGTGTCGCTGCCCACGCGCATCGCGGGGCGCAACCTGCTGTGGCGGCGCTTCGTGTCGGGGCAGATCCGCAACGATCCGGAGTGGAAGGACGGCCTCTACACCGCGCCGCCCCGGGGCTGGCTGGAGGCGTTCCCGGTCTTCCGGATGATGCTGGACGGAGTGCCGCACCTGCAGGCCGCGCTTCCGGATGCGCAGGCGGCGGATGCCTTCATCGCGACGGCGCGGGCGCAGGCGGCGGGCATGGATGCCAATGACGTCCTGTACTCGCTGGAGTCCTCCCGGGACTACGACCCGGAGGGCGCGCTCGGGGACATCCAGGCCCGCGTGTTCGCGCTCAACTTCTCCGACGACGAGTTCAACCCCATCTCCCTGCGCACGCTGGAGACGTTGATGCCGAAGGTGAAGCGTGGCCGCTTCGTGGTGCAGGAAGGCAGCGCGAGCTCCTTCGGGCACTTCACCCAGGCGCACCCGGAGCTGTGGGCGGAGCAGGTCGCCGCGTTCCTGAAGTTCCTCGAGGAGGGCTGA